The Acropora palmata chromosome 3, jaAcrPala1.3, whole genome shotgun sequence nucleotide sequence AAAGCCATGAAAAGAACACACTCCACGACAGCTCAAGCATAAAAGAGCATTTGGACGCATTTGATATCGCttaaaaattcaataaaaaggTCTACAAACGATAAGCAGCACAACAAAGCCTCCTTGACGCCATAGGTCATAATGTGTtgataattttaaaaacttcGGTTAGCTAGACATGAGAAATGTTCCGCGTCTTGAAAAGTGTTTTGCAGGAGCCGTTGAGTAGGaacatgcaactcccatactaagcctatgtcacggcatttttacagactgatctatttttagtataccttttcttttgtgaaagaaaggcagttctgGTCCAGTGACGTaatgacgtcaattagtttcttgtgattggtcttggcactcccatgggagtctcattccaggcaaattcgatctaaaaataaatcgttctatgaaaacgccgtgacaggaatatagtggagttgcatacTCCTAATCATCTGCTCCTGTTAGCGGTTCTGACTAAACACAATCACTGTGTTACATATATGGACTAAGTGAAACTTCtcagaaaacaagaacattgTTTATGTTATAAAAAGTAATGGCATGCTTTCAGACAAAGTCAGTGTTGCTGATGAGCTCTCTGGCGCATTTTGCTAAGCGTCGCGATCTaggaaatagaaaattacTAGTTTTAGTGATCAGAAGCCATGGAACAACGTTTTCAGGTCAACTAAATTCTAAATTCTAAATTCGCTATCGTGACTGATGACTGTAACGCCAACTCCATTCTTGTCAGTCATATCACAGTACACTGTAAATGGTGCCAGACCTCCCGCGCCATCCGGATCAATGACGTAATTTCCACTTGCTTCGCTTGTGTGCTTTTTTATTACGGAACAAGAAAAGGCCAGTGGAATGTTAGCAATTACTTTAGCTCTAATTGTTGCCAAAGGATTCGTCGCTGTACAGGTATAAGTTCCATGGTGCGATTTCTGTATATTATGAAGAACCAGTGTTCCATTAGGGAGAACCTTGGAGTCTACGGGAAGACGAGATTTGATGTCTTTTTTCCAGGTTATAACAAGTCTGAGGTCACTTTTGGCGACGCATGGAAGAATGACCACATCACCATAAAATGGAGTCACCTCTTGGGGAGGAGAAACCTCAAACTTCAAACGCAAATAAACAATCAGTTGAACGGTTTCAATTACCAAACCCAAAACGTTCTTCGCCTTGCATATGTAAACTCCTCCATCTTTTCTTCTCAGCTGATAGATATTCAACACTCCATTGGTAACAGTTGTTCTATTTTCAGGAAAATTTCCAACGGCATTAGACCACGTGACTCTTGGCTTCGGTTGACCAGTAGCATTGCAGGTTATACTGATATTTTGCTGCTCCTCTGCCGATAATCGAGTGGATGACATGAAAATCTTTGGACCaactgtcaagaaaaaaaagacagaggGATATTGTTGTAATCTGTAAGACTTGAAAACACAAAGCTTTGAAAAACACCGAGAACGAGAATGACATTAGTGGACTGAGAAACGTTTCAGGTTTTCAACGTTAATTGATACTAATTTCGAGAAAACTTCTCGATGATCTTTTGTAAACGCGTGGAAATTCTGTTTGACTCACTTCATTGTATTTCAGCCTCTTTCATCCATAGATCGTTAGCCTTGCTCTTTTCATTAAGGATTTCGAAAATGTTTCTGCGTCGTGTCAACCAAAACATGAGTTTGCATTTACACATTCGTTATACTACTTCTCTTGAACTGTCAGAGTGACATAACTAGAAGGCGGGGTTACATAAGGATGTGCCTGCGTAGCAGTGACTGTTTGGTGGATTGGAAGGTAATTGCTACGCGAAAACAACATCTGGACTCCATCCAAAGCTTCGATGAGCACGTTATGCAAATTACATCTAAGTGGATCGCAAGTCTTTGCCAAATTAACCGAGTAAGACACGTTTTGGATAAAAAGACCTTGATGACTGTTATCAACGCACTGGTCTTCAGTAGACTTTTCTACTGTTCTTCGGTTTGGGGCGGGATTTCCATGAAGAACGTTTTGAAATTGCAATCTGTACAAAATTTCGCCACACGTATTATAACTTCAACAAGGAAATATGATCACATACAACCTATCCTTAGGGATTTAAATTGGCTAAATGTTGAATCAACTACAAGTACAGAGATGGCATCATGTCGTTCAAATGCATGAATGGGTATGCACCTGAATATTTATATGACCAATTCATTTTACGATCAAAGATCCACTCACGAAATACACGTAATAAGGATAAACTGGCGATCCCACTTTGTAAAACAGCTGCGggtcaaaaaagctttgtatACCGCGCAACGTCCATTTGGAACAGCGTTGCTCAAGATCTGATTAATTTAAACAACctaaacagttttaaaagaCTTTACAAGCTATCACTTCTTGAACAATAGTCTTAATTTTATAcgattttattcatattttagTAGTATTTTATTCGTTAGTTtttatattgtaaattatgtctgaaaagccatttcattggagatttaataaaatttattattattattgcctgGAAAAGGATGACAAATGATTTTATTAATTGAGAATTTACACAAAGTTAAACTTTCTGACTGCCGCcagaaaataagagaaaaattatttccagtaGATGTACAGGACAAGGTCATTGACCTTCTTCCCGCCAGTAACACGTTCCTTGAATCTAAGAAAAACGGAAGCTTAGACCTTTTTTCAGGACGAATAGATTTCTTAACGGCTTTATTACCTTAAACGATGTTAGTAGATTTCTAGAAGAAATTGCCATTGTTTTTTATGTTTCTATCTATATACGTCAGTATATATCCGCCCCTTTTATAAAGTTACGATTTCTTGTGAATAATTGCATAATTTAACCTATGGTTGCAAAGTGGTTATTAATAGCAATGTTTTTAAGTTCGAGTGAGACCTAACGCTACTGTGAAGTGATATTCCCAATCATTCCATAAGGGATCAACCCTAGGTCGACGATCGTGGCTccaaatcccaccctggtcagagtttttctctgtgcTTGTGTGGACCCAGTTCCAGCGCTAAGGTTGATCCCTGATGGAATAATTGGGAATATTACTTCAAAGTAGTGTGAGGTCTCACCCGAACTTAAAAATATTGCTATCTATATGACCCTAAACCCTGAAGGGCAACAAAGAATGATTATTAATAAATCATCCACCTATACATGCATCTATCTATCaaagaaattaatattttcGATGAACTCAGGTTGTTTCACTTTGCATTTTCCCAAGTTTTCTAATATTACCCACGACGAAGAACCTTAACACCAGAGGCGCATTATTTACTCAAAATTGAAGCTTAGAATTTCTTATCTCACGTCACTGAGTTTACTCGCCGTTCATCTCATTATTAAGATCCAAACTAATTATCCGATCATCACCGAGTAGAACCAACAAAATTTAAGTCGGACTTTGCCGTCCACTTTTGAACATAACTTGCGTTTTTGAACATAACTTGCATAAAGTCGTATCAAACTCATGCTGTGCCATAACATTTCAGTTTTCCCAGTGTATGGTAGCCTTGTTCTCCTGATTCACCGGTATCTCCAAACCTGAGCTGTTTGACTGGAAGCTGTGACTTGTCAGTGAGGAGACCACTGTCTTCGCACCAGACAAGGTCATTCTTGTCACAGTTGCAGGGTTTGCTGAGGTCTGCGCAAGAGTTTGTCATCCCACATGCGCACTTGTTGCTACCAGCTGATGCTCCACCCCAGTATGACATCCTTGATGAACCACGTGACACCCACCATCCATACGGATCGTCGAACTGAAGAACAGAGCCACGACACTCATACTTGATAAACTGTTCACAGTGAGTGGAGACTCGGGTGAGACTCGCTAATTGGTAGAGACTTGCTCCAGTGTAATCAATGTCACGCGAGTAACATCCTTGAGTTTCGCATCCCTGGACAAGTTTTCTACTTTCGCTATCGTGACTGATGACTGTAACGCCAACTCCATTCTTGTCAGTCATATCACAGTACACTGTAAATGGTGCCAGACCTCCCGCGCCATCCGGATCAATTTCATAATTTCCACTTGCACTGGTGAAGTGTCTTATCGTGGAACAGGAAGATATCGATCGCGGAGAATTGACTTTGACTTTAGCAATAATTGTTGCCAAAGCATTTGTTGTTATGCAGGTATAAGTTCCTTGATGGGATTTTTGTATGTTATGAAGAAACAGTGTTCCATTTGGCAGAATATTGGAGTCTACAGGAAGACGAGATTTGATATCTTTTTCCCAGGTTATAACGGGTCTGAGGTCACTCTTGGCGACACATGAAAAACTAACCGTAGAACCAACATATGGAGTCACCTCTTGGGGAggagaaacttcaaacttcaaaCGATGAAATATGATGAGCTGAATCACGCCCTGTTTTAATCCCATTATATTGTCTGCCTCGCAGATGTACGTTCCGGAGTCTGTTTTCTTCACCTGACGGATTCTGATGACTCCATTGCTCACGTAAGTTCTGCTTTTAGGTAAAGTACCAACAGACTTCGACCACGTGATTTGGGGAAGGGGCTGACCAGTAGCATTGCACGTAATTGCGACGTTTTCGTTCTCCTGAGCTAAAATGAaaggtgaaatggtctgtgactttgacttttaagatctcaggacccaatcgatccgtcaaagtcacagaccatttcacctgcatctctacaaatgtcatctattgcataacctgcacgctatgcaagaaaatctacataggcgaaacagggaagagactggcggaccgcttccgcgaacacctacgagacgcagaacaaaacaacacagatgcgtccaaaccagtcgcgcgccatttcaatcttcctaaccactcccaccacaacatgactatctgcgggctatccttacaccacgggaacacagaaagccgcaaaagtctcgaacaaaaattaatttttcaactgggtacactctctccacacggaatcaatgaacgcttctcattccactaatttattcacaaattcatgtgaccatatcttcaccaatggcaaagctcctctacactctcatataaaccacaagaacctacaattcctctattcgctctgacgaagggctaacgctcgaaacgtcagctttccaaatcttaaacggtggtaattcaacctttaacaacttatttgataaaaccaaatttttgttactaCGATTATTTCATCAGGCAAATCGTTTATTTTAACAAGAATGAAACTAGTTATATTTCATCACCTGTATCGTCTCCGCCTAATTCGATGTAAACCATGATCAATTCCCTATAAAAACCCGTTGAGGGAATTAATAAATTCTACTGCATTTTCGGCCCCGTTTACATTTAAATATGAACGCAAAGCTTGATTTTCAACAGGAATACGAACAAGAGAACCTCTTTTGACTGAAAACCGCAACTGTCTTAACATAATATTTGACTTGCCACGTATCAACAATCATCTGACATGCTCACCACTTAATagaaaccaaagcaatcaCGGTAtgtcaacaaaaaacaaaacaaaaacaataaaataaaacgcTAACGATTGATACGCCTCAACAGGGTAGAGGAAGAGGAAGCCAGAAATGGTTACAAACCCGAATTAGTCAGGGAGCATGTGTACTCCCGTGGGAAATTTGTGAAGAAAGCAAACCACTTAGCTAACTGTGTTCAAGTGACCTCAAATAGCAAGAAAAGTGATGTTGCCAAGTTTGCAACCTACGCGGAGCCGATTTAAAgggttattttcaaaataacgTCAAATGATCAGTATGGAAACTAGGCTATAAAGAAGATAATGTTAAATCGTTATAAAAATCTATCAAAATTTCACTGGATTAGCAAAACATATTTAACATGTCATGAAGAATGACCGATACTTATGTTTGCAGGCCACGTGACATTTGACTTGAAAACGAGGCTTTttaactaaattaaaaaaaacgcttcttgaATCAAGAAACTTTACATTAGAACTAGGAATTTGTTGAAAGGACGATAAGAATAGACTGTCTAAGTACTAACAAGaaatatctttttctttgtttgttgtttcatagattttatttccttttcaaggTTTtacccttaactgccgaatgacggctcagggcacttagagattttactctgtctaacgccagacgattttactcgtcaacggggaaccccttggcagtgaaagggttaaaatcACAGGAAACCCATCCCAAGAAACATCTTTATCGCGTAATAGACGAATATTTTGAACATATTTGGTTCGTCTTTTCCTTGTAATTTCTGATATAAATACATGGACACCCTGTCTTGCATAAAACTCCTAAGAATGGCTAAAAGGTTACAAAAGTTTGTTCAACTGAGTGCCCAAGAAATTTTCCCTTAACGCCATCAGAGTCTGAAATGCATTCATATTAACTGTcgtcatcatcaacatcatcatcatcatcatcttcatcattacAGCCATCATCGTTGACGTCGACCGACTTGTTCTTGCAATCTTCGTCAGTGTTTGAACATCCACAGAGATCTATGCACGTCAATCCAGCCTTCCTACACTTGCAGCGGTTGTTGGCACACCTCTCTTTCGTGGATTTGCATTTCACGAGGTGGATGATTGCCTCAGGTGCTGGGGGAAGTGTGGTCATCACTGGGATCCacgctttcttttcttcttcccaTTTCCAGCCAAAGCCCTCTGGTGACGGCAAAACTGGATTGGGTACTATGTCCTTCTTCCATACTAGTAGCTGATAGTGGGCACGGAGAACCGCTTGACGCAACGCAGCCTGTGTGGGGGGGAGTTGTTGTAATTTGGCCTGTTTCTTCGTAAACAACCACCATCTGAATGCCCTGAGTGAGCAGATATCTGTCTTGAAGAGAAAGAGCTGACAGACAAGCTTTTCTACCGCTTCCAGGGTCTCATTGCTCGGGAGGTCGCTTGTGCCAAGTCGTGATAATACTTGGATTACATCATCATGAGCCTCGTTGAAAACACTCCAGCATGTAGGCTTTCCCTTTTTTGCGAATGAACCAGTATTATCCGCCCCAGTTAAAGCATGGAAAGAAGGTAGTGCTGCTGTTTTTGAAGGGCCAAGAGCACGGACTATCGGCTGTAACTAGATTGTACGGTAGGTGTCACCCTTCCCAGTCACAAAGACCGTGTTTTGACAAGGATCTGGATAGCGCCTCAGTGCAAGGATGAACACATCGGTGTCGGAAGAGTGGATCCTTGTCTCTGTTGCTCCATTAGCTGTTGCGTCAAGTGCATGCAAGACGATCATCGTGTCTGCTTCTTCTTGATCACTCTTCAGATACGACATATCTCTTGGTCCCCTTGGAGTCGCAGCCATAGGCCACTACAGCTCTGGCTCCATTTCTTTCTGCATACTCGATGGTCTGTTCTGCGAGGTACTTTGCCAACTCATCCTTTGTATCTATAAATGCAAACTTAGTGGTGTAAACTCATCATTACAAGTCTTCAAAGTTAAGACCAAGGTAGTTCACCAGAtcgaaagaaaaatagcaGCAAAGCGGGACAAACTTAAAAAACACAATGAGAAGTGGATGAAGCTTGAGCCATATGTTAgcgaataaattattaaataaaagtTACGGCTATATCCAAGGCATATCCCTGTATATGTTGAAttaattgtaattgtaatgTAATTTAAGTAGCTTGTCAAGCATTTGTAATGTGAATcgtttaaccccttaactgccgaatgagcgctcagggcacttagagattttactctgtctaacgccagacgattttactcgtcaatggggaaccccttggacgggaaagggttaagttgGATTGTAAGTTACTTCCTTTTATGCCAATATTTACTGTTACCATGTTAAGTAATTCATATTATAGTTTTTTTCTGTCTATTCGTTTTTTATATGTATATGTtatatttgacaataaaaactatcaaattataaaaaaaaaactcatccTTTGTGCTAGTATGGGAAAGGAGCTTTTTCATAGTGACTTGAGTGATGAGCGTAttgtatgtattttttttgacatGCTTAGCATCTTTGCTTTGTTCACCATAAATTAATCCCAGAAGTACATCAAGAGAGATTTTGTTGATATTTTATATGGTTCAGCCTCAAAACTTTCACCTTTTAGTAACTGTTTAGCAATCTCCCATACAAGTTGTAGTTATGAAGAGTAATGTTACGATGGTAACGAGATATGACGTCGCAAGTAACACATGCTCTCAGACCATTTTCTCTAATTTATATTCGCTACATTAAGTTTCCCATATTTTCAGCATAAATAATTGGAAATGTATGCATTTAATGCAGGCATGCTCCAAAACACACCGAAAAGGCTTTATCTTTGTaggtccatttttttttcggaatttCCAGCTTTTAGAAAAATTAAGCACTCTAGCTAGctggcggccatcttggatgaCGTCATAGGTCCCCATGGGATACAGCAAAAATAATATGAACCTTATTTAGTAGATCTCGCCCGGCACTATCTAATAAACCTAAGATAGTTTAGAAAAATGTCAAACATGACGAAAACCCAGGATGGGGTACCTCAAACACATAATGGGATTACAGAACTGCCTCGTTTTTATGTTAAGAAGTCACGTGACACTGCCTGTCATGTTCTTAGCCTCATAATGTAACGACTAGCATTTGTTGCTAGTTTCGTGGTATGCGATATGCATAcgacaaagaaatttaaattttaaatttcagcctCGTTGTCATGCTAAGCTTTTGatgtaattttgaaaaatactcCTTAAATCGGCTCTGAGCGGGTTGTAAACTTGGCAACATcacttttcttgttatttgaGGTCCCCTGAACACAACTAGCATAGTGGTTTGCTTTCTTCACAAATTTCCCACGGGAGCTCATTGTTGAACATATACGCCCTGACTAAATAGGGGAATGGTTGGGCCCGAAATCTCTCTCAGTCCATAACTACAAACTTGAATTCAAATAtgcttcatcttttttttcaatgatttttttttttaagagatGATTATAGCATAATCGTCGACAAGTTAGTTAAGAGAGTCGCCTATATCTTTTCTGAAAACAGTTTCACGCAAAAAATTGGCCTTTTCATGCTTCACCGGGAAAATTCGAAAGgcatcacaaaaaaattgaggcACGCACACAAGAAGAATGCCAGGTTATTCACGAGGTCAACAAGCcatgaaaatgacaataaaataAGCTAATTTTACCTCGACAAAAGAAAGCAACCAAAAGACAcatca carries:
- the LOC141876158 gene encoding uncharacterized protein LOC141876158, encoding MNTQRENEKQRNGQKQLNSTLFSALSLLLCAVCCITVVRLEIKMNLQDRRISDSVTRCNQMETELQTLQRRRQGSDMHVLKTKGPKAVENEADSLAILKETTARHKRSSQLPSDHDVSEVKLLIKEELRRLQDQICAKNEIFCRPGPKGNQGRRGPRGKPGPEGPPSKHGPEGPRGSTGLRGDLGLPGIPGPSGPSGPKGVKGQKGEPGKSLSEPSLLQPPVETTVNETQTAILKCTADGNPTPMISWFKQNSLLPVGRHAVEPSGALIVKDVKPGDDGVYSCKAENLLGSVNVSAKLTVQFCPALLLISPFILAQENENVAITCNATGQPLPQITWSKSVGTLPKSRTYVSNGVIRIRQVKKTDSGTYICEADNIMGLKQGVIQLIIFHRLKFEVSPPQEVTPYVGSTVSFSCVAKSDLRPVITWEKDIKSRLPVDSNILPNGTLFLHNIQKSHQGTYTCITTNALATIIAKVKVNSPRSISSCSTIRHFTSASGNYEIDPDGAGGLAPFTVYCDMTDKNGVGVTVISHDSESRKLVQGCETQGCYSRDIDYTGASLYQLASLTRVSTHCEQFIKYECRGSVLQFDDPYGWWVSRGSSRMSYWGGASAGSNKCACGMTNSCADLSKPCNCDKNDLVWCEDSGLLTDKSQLPVKQLRFGDTGESGEQGYHTLGKLKCYGTA